The Acipenser ruthenus chromosome 11, fAciRut3.2 maternal haplotype, whole genome shotgun sequence region TTATTActcctagttaaaaaaaaaaagtttattgagTTGGGCTCTAAGTGCCAGCAATTACTGaagaaataaagaatacaaaaaaaacatttatcataAAATAATTGAAAAGGGGATTTTGTGCCAGACAATGCTATCTCAGCTTGTTAACAGTACATATTAATATTGCCCTTAAACTGTCAACCTGCAAACTGATTTCATTTGAGTTCAAAGACAACAATCTGCCTTTTCTTCACTGAAACCAATTTCTAAGGTTTTATGCTCCCCCGCGACTGATAAAAAGATTTTGAAGTAACATTTAATTAGCTTTAAGAGTGAGTTCTCGGTACAATTCACTGTGACTGAGTTTAGCTCTGAACTGACGAAGGTTCCAATTCTGATTAGCCATTCTCTACTGTACATAATCCATTTCTTCACCTTATCAGTAACTTGCAGGTAATACAAGTTGCTTAAATCTATACACCCTTTCATAGCTGCAAAGATATTTCTACTGTACAACCCAAGACATCTTGCAGTTAAGATTATTGATGCAATTTCCAGATTGTAGAATCACATGAACAGGACACAACATAACTATATTTCTGTAtgaaactgcacaattaaagaagAATGATCTaaattactgtatgtttgtgtaGTATTTATCAATTAAACAATAGGTATTTTAATCCTATAATCTCCCTAGTTTATTCCAATGCAAGGTCATATAACCATGGTTAACATCACAGTATGCTTACACAAATTAATTTACTTTTAAGGTGATTTTACCATATCTAtttcaaatgtacttttttttatctttcattATCATTCAGTATCATATGCGCACCATCCCTGGCTATAGATAGAACAAGCAAGTCAATATTGGAGAGGGCTTTCATACAGTATAAGTGATTACCTCATTATTGTAAAATTACCACAAGTAAATTTGACAACTGGAAACTTCTAGAAAAAATCAGAGGAACAGCACAGCTGAATATTTAATAAAAGgctcaatttaaaatatttaaattaaatgacatCTGTATATGATATATCCTTAACGTACAGCTACAGGGGGGAAAATAATGTAGCACTGTTACATGAAACCCAGGCTTGGAACGAAAAGTAGAGTACACATTTACATTCATGTAAATTAAGCATATTCAGCCCTTAGATCTTGTGAatcataagcaaaaaaaaaaaaaaaccttcatgtGAATACTGCTGTGTGTAAATTATTCAAAGTCATTATATAACATGCTGCAGTATAAATAGACaaccatttaaatatttaaaggccTTCCTTACAGAATCACATTGATAAATAGTGAGTAAATAAGGTAATAAGCTGTTACCattaactttttaaatgtagtttcttaTGATGTGCAGTTTCTATATGCTTTCTGTTGCTAAAAGAAATCAACGTTTTATATAACATAAAAACActgatatcattttattttagtaatagcCTGTACAATCCAAATTAGCCGGTGATTGTTTATAATAGGCATTACTGAGACTTTGTTGATTTGAAGCTAACTATAATATGTTATAACTATATATGTGCTAACTATAACTAGCTGTCAATAAGTGTTTTCAGGTTACAATCCTGAGACGTCACAATCAAAAGCCTAGAACACTGCCTTTTGCACGGGAGTTTGGAGCTTTTTACTTCAGTAATCCTGGGTTTATTAAACTTCAAACCTCTGAatctactgtgtatatatatatatatatatatatatatatatatatatatatatatatatatatatatattcatttcaaattaatttaatCACAACAACCCTTGTAGATTGTAAATCCTTAAAATGCTGTTTCCAAAATCTGCCATTATTATCAATGTATTAAACATAATTCTTAATAATTGTATAGTTGTATAGATCTATATAACACAGTTCCATATAAAAAATGCACATGCAAGTCATGTTTTCAAAAGTGTTTGCTATCAACACTTCCTTATTTAGAACAGTATAACAGACTATATATAGTCAGTATATTTAGTATGGAGAATTGGATTACTTACCAGTGGTTTCCACAATGCCCTCCAAGATTACAACAATTTCAAACTGCTCGGTCTGCATGGATCTCTGGGAGAGTTCATAGAAGGGGCTCTTGGTATCGATCACATGACATATTGTAAGGGGGGATACGAGGAACAGCTGATCAGCCCCGGTGCTAAAGCCCACATCCAACTCCAACTGATCGAGGGGGAGAAACTCACCCTCAGGCGTCTGCCGGGACTATGCAAGCGTGCagagaaagaaaggagaaatATCAGCATAGCCACAGCAATTCTTCAAGACACCATGACAGCTATTCACATTTTGTCAGCATTTTCTGCAATCAAAAATAAACTCAACAAATCACAACATTGAACAATTACAGGGAACATCAAATACATACTTTTAAAATCTATGTGAATAACTGGAAAAAGCCATTCCATTTGGTAGTTATAGATTTTTCTGTTACCTAGAAAAGTGCCAACATTTTTAAATGACTCTTGGGAGGTACTGGGAAATATGTTTACAGTTAGAATGTGTAAACCATTGTCATAAATTACTGTAAACATTGACTCTTCATGCCCTACATAAAACACTGCTACTTTTCTCACCTGCTGTTAACGTGACTGTTTAACCTGATTATTATTTCAGGGTGTCCTGAATTTTAATGAGGATTACAATACTAGCAGTGCTCCTTAAAATGTGATACAGTACTGCTCTCTTTCAAGGTTGAAAACTGTAAACAGCCATCATGATTTTAAACAGTGCACTACAGTTTGCTCTGACATTAAACATGTATGTCAGAATTTGGTACAGAACTTCAAAAGTGAATAGCCTAAGAATGATGGCAATTCAGACAACACAAAAAATAACCAACATTGGTTTGCTTAATATTACAATTGTATATTGTAAACCAAATGTAATTAATGTACTGTGGGTTACGTTTTGGGTTAGAATAGGGTTAGTCAGGCTAAAAAATCCCCCATCCAAATGTTCCACCAACAGGTATTGGGGCAGATGAATGCCAAACACTCTTGACAGTCATCGCTTATGGGGGGTAAAATGAAGCGCAAATGCCCTCCCTAGTCCTTTTGTATAGAAGTAGACCATTAGTAGTAGGTGCATGCTATTTGGGCTACCACAATGCTTGTGGAAGAATTGCTCATTAAAATGAATGATTTTCTGTTCAGGAATAcctagatatttagtgagcaggGGGGTGTCATTCTGCATTCCTAAAAATAAATGGATAGTATTTGGGGGTTATTGTATCACTTTGCTTTAGATCTTTTTCATGTATTTGAGAGTGGGCAATTATCAACTGAGGGGTAACAAATTATTGTCTAAACATAGGGAAGGAGGAGGTCTGGTCTTGTCTGTggactttaaataaaacatgtggtGCATATTATTAGCCTACAtttaaaggaaggaaggaaagaaagaaaaagaaagaatctGATGATCTTAGTTTAAAATAGgtagtttaaaatataaataggtAATAAAAAATACCAGATTAAACTATTGAGACAGTATGTTGTACTCAAAACAAGGCTGACTACAATTATGTTAACTATtgattcatataaaaaaaaaagaaacttacatTAAAACACTACAGTAGATGGCAAATATACATGAGATAATACAAATGTATCAGATCTCTGAGAACTTAAGAAAGAAAAATGGATCAAGCTTAAACaactaggaaagcagtacaggtGTGTGTAATAAAACATGCTCTGTAAAACCAGAATAAAACATACATGGTATACAGTCGGTTTTAAacaatgttgtgtttgtttgtttttacagtaagTGTTTGAGAATATACTTTAGACGAACAAAATAcgttttagaaaaacaaacattcttaAACATCTGATGTACTATATGGGGAGTTGCAGTGAAATACTTACTTTAAGCAATTTGCAGCGGATTTGAGCTGATACCATGTGGCTGTTGCGGAGATTGCCGACCCTGAACATGAGTGTCAGTTTTCCATCTCTCATAGAAATAACCGCATGTTCACTAAACATCAAGGTCTCTGCTCGCTTCTTGGGTTGAGACATCTTTATAAACATACAGCCGATCAAAAAAGCATCTACTATGGATCCAAGGATAGACtgaaagagaaataaaatgaTCCCCTCTGGACATTTGTCAGTGATATACCTGAAGCCGTAGCCTATTGTGGCTTCTGTCTCAATAAAGAATAAGAAAGCTGATGGAAAGTTGTAGACATTGGCAACACACGGCGTATACTTATCATCGTGGGCTTTATAGAGATCGCCTCGAATGTAGGCTATGACCCACCACATTGATGCCATGAAAAGCCACGCTACAGTGTAAGtcaggacaaaaataaataaattccagcGCCATTTCAGATCTACCAGGGTGGTAAATAAATCCGAAAGATATCTGCTTGTTTCACTCCCCAGGTTACCATGCTGGACATTGCATCGACCGTTCTTGTCCACAAACCGTTGCCTTTTCCTCTTGGGTGCTGGTTGATTAAATCCGGAGCCACTAGATGAAGTGGTCACTACTTGGTAGTCGTCACCAAATTTCTTTCGAAGTGCAGACATAATATGATGAGAACAGCCAGAATAACGAGCCTTTGAATACAATTGGAAGTGTTGTTTCCCGTACCTTAATTAAATACCTGATTCTGTTCCTGTTCGGCTTTACAAACGTGTTAAAACAATAAGCATGAcgcagcttatttatttatttattattaattttctttttgtaaattatCTATTCACGTAAAGTGGCTGAAATA contains the following coding sequences:
- the LOC117426270 gene encoding G protein-activated inward rectifier potassium channel 1 produces the protein MSALRKKFGDDYQVVTTSSSGSGFNQPAPKRKRQRFVDKNGRCNVQHGNLGSETSRYLSDLFTTLVDLKWRWNLFIFVLTYTVAWLFMASMWWVIAYIRGDLYKAHDDKYTPCVANVYNFPSAFLFFIETEATIGYGFRYITDKCPEGIILFLFQSILGSIVDAFLIGCMFIKMSQPKKRAETLMFSEHAVISMRDGKLTLMFRVGNLRNSHMVSAQIRCKLLKSRQTPEGEFLPLDQLELDVGFSTGADQLFLVSPLTICHVIDTKSPFYELSQRSMQTEQFEIVVILEGIVETTGMTCQARTSYTEDEVLWGHRFFPVISLEEGFFKVDYSQFHATFEVPTPAYSVKEQEEMLLISSPVMAPSLSSSREKNNSVDCLDTLEDTSTKLPSKLQKMTGRGDLPRKLLRMSSTTSEKAYSFGDLSMKLQRISSVPGNSEEKLVLKTTKMSSDLMSQSVADLPPKLQRLAGGGRMEGHLPPKLRKMNSDRFT